The following is a genomic window from Triplophysa rosa linkage group LG11, Trosa_1v2, whole genome shotgun sequence.
CCGCTCATGCGCACTGTTGTTCGTATGGGCTCCAGCTGTCGCAGACATGGCGGATCTCTCTCTGGATGAAGTGATTCGGCGTCGAAATGTTAACGTTAGAGGATCCAGTAAGAGGTATTTCTTTCGACACCTTTTAAacagcagccattttgaaacgcgGAGTTGTTTTAAGAAGTTTCTATGCGTGCGCGAACCTGTTTATTAGCGCTGTTGTGGCTGGACGTGATGTCCCACCCTCTCCCGTCGCTGATTGGCTTTCACGTCTAAACTCGTGTTATCATTGGCTTTCGCGCTACTCACGGCCTTCATTGCGCTGCTGTTTGCTGCTAAACATTGCTTTCATTTCACTCATTTCTCAGTTTTCACTCATTTTTCAGTTGTAACCGGTTTAAACTGAGACTTTAACTTATCACAGTTCTGCACACGGCTCGATATAAACTACAACTACACGATCTTTATGTGATGCCTGTACCACCTTGTGTTTTTCATATGCTTTGTCGATTAGAATGTttggaatgtgtgtgttttacttgTACAGTAGctgtttatattattttgtggtTTTCTGTGTAATTTCTGCATGATATACGCTTGTATTTATGATAGTAAACGGTAGaacaattacagtaaattataGTTAAAAAAGTACACTGCTGTGGTACTACCTTTTATCAGTTAATTAAACAGAATGCTGTAGTATATATTAACAGAGTGTAGTAATaactgtaatatacagtattgtattattttcatgccGTGGAGCATGATATTCTCTCTTAAGTAATGTGTGCTCAAAATTggcaaaaaatgaaatcattcTGGGATGTTCTAACATGGTTATATAACTTGTGTCTGTCCCACAGGCCCATGTATGGCAGAGGGGCGGTGTCAGTGGGCAGGGCCTTTGATGCCCGTCAGAAGATTGGCACCAGTGATGTCAGACAGAGACTGGGAGTGGGAGGGGCCACAGCAGGTGAATGCCTTGAGCGCTGCAtggttatgtttttaataccaATTCTCTGACTGCTACTcactttttctgtctgtctgtctgtccgtccggCCAGGGTTTCAGATAAAGGACGCAAGAGAGAAACTGGGACAGAAAGACGCGCGCTCCCGCATCCGTGGCCGAGGAGGGGCTGCGGGCGCGGTGCAGGACGCGCGGCAGATGTTGAACTCGCGTAAACAACAGCAGACGCCTCTTGCCGCGGTACAGTCTCAGCCCGTCAAACCCACCACCGCAGGAATACCACACATCCAGATCCAAAACACCGCTCCAATCACCACTGCCGCCAGGAACTTTCCCACCAATCAGGGGCTGAGCTCCAGAGTCGCTGTGGCCTTGCAGCCAGGAGGTGGGATTTCAAAAGTAGTAGATGCACGCGATAGGTTGAGCTTGAAGAGAAGCGTGCCatcaacagccaatcagaaagcaGCACTTCTGAAGATCACCAAAACCATTCAGGTGAGCAGATTATTATAGAAAAATCTAAACTTCTACTTAAAGGCGGGGTtgccgatttctcttagccgttgttaatgttcaaatcaccaaaacagacacacccctacccccatctgtcaCTTTCGTCAACGCTCGTCTCGACTAATATCCGTCCTGTGCActttactgctgattggctacaaggttgttttggtactcggcccgactttgtctaaataAGCGTAATTCGGAAGACTAATTTAAGACGCatgttaaatgtgtgtgtgtgtgttcatattcAGCAGCAGAGGCCGGTGGGAATGACCAGCGGGATAAGAATGAATGTTCCTGCTAGAGAGTCTCAGGTGAGACTGATACGACACATTTTAATGAccgtattttaacatttttgaaaacgagttaaatacttttgtgtgattgttttggAACCAATTAAAGGAGACAAATATTTCTGACAAATGAGTGAGTGTGACTAGTGCAGATTGTGTAGTGTTTGTGATGTTCTGTGgtaggaggaggaggaggatgatgatgattatgatGCTGTGATGCCCAGCAAACAGATGAAGATCACTGCAGCCAAAAACCTGCAGACACGAGTGAGACGCACAatatcacaacacacacacacaatcattgATTGAGGGTGTTGTTTGGTTGTGTGTATTTTGATGTTgcttacgtgtgtgtgtgtgtttaggtggGGTCAGGCTCTCTCTCGGCTCCGATCACTAAGGTGGTGAAGAACGACTCTTACACACCAGCTTCAGTCTCTGTGCCGCCCTCTCGTCCAGCTGCCCGCCCCCCCACACAGACCCTGCAGCCCGTCTCCAGGACCACCGTTACTAAACAACCCGCCGCTGGAGACGCCAATGCTCACACACCCGCTGCACAGGTAACACACACTACAAATGTGATGTATAGTCATATTGTGTTTGAAAAGATTCACATGACACTGAATGTGTCAGTCAgtcaatgtttgtgtgtgtttgtgttttgtagcCTGTCTGTAGTCCACTGGAGGGCACAAAGATCACAGTGAATAACCTTCATCCCCGTGTCACAGAGGAGGACATAGTggtgagtaacacacacacacacttgtgtgtTCATCACGAGCACATTTCatctgactgtgtgtgtgtgcaggagtTATTCTGTGTGTGCGGCGCTCTGAAACGTGCACGGATGGTGAAAGTGGGCGTGGCCGAGGTTGTGTTTGTGCGTAAAGAGGATGCTGTCAGCGCGTACAGGAAGTACAACAACCGCTGTCTGGACGGTAACACAACAATCACTCATAGTCAACACCAGCAGCAAACAAATTCAGTCATCATCATTTCACCTGATGGGGAGAACTGCAGTTAACAGATGAATGTCTCTCGTCCCcccctctctccttctctctctctctctgtctctctgtctctctctctctgtctctctctctccctctctctctctctctctctctctctctctctctctctctctctctctctctctctctctctctctctctctctctctctctctctctctctctctctctctgtctctctctctctctctctctctctctctctctctctctctctctctctctctctctctctctctctctctctctctctctctccctctctctctctctctctctctctNtctctctctctctctctctctctctctctctgtctctctctctctgtctctctctctctctctctctctctctctgtctgtctgtctgtctctctctctctgcaggtcAGCCGATGAAGTGTAACCTGCACATTCAGGGAAACATCATCACATCAGAGCAGCCCATTTTACTGTAAGATCTcctgctgtctctctctcacatacacATGTGTTTCTGTACACTGCTCAGTTActgtcatctctctctctctctgtcaggaGGTTGAGCGATACTCCCGGTGCTGTGGGCTCAGGACAGAAGGAGGGCTCGTCTCGCTCCGGGTCCAGAACCTCATCTGCCCCAGATGTGGATCCACAGACCATCCTGAAGGCTCTGTTTAAATCATCCAGTCAGCAGCCCAACCCCAGCGAGACGCCCGGATCCACGGCCTTCCGCATCAAGATttaacacacgcgcacacacacacacaagaggaTGGCTGCTTTgattgtgtctgtttttattgttgggTTTGGATGATTCactgatgtttttaaatactcTGTCACAGATCAGTATGTGTGTAATAATACTGGATCAGGTCTGTGCTGGACTTCTGTCTCTCTGTTGCTCTCTTTCTCATTTGTGACTTTATTCTCTAGATATTCTCCAGTAAAGATCTCACTTTATAACGTGTGTTTCTGCTGCTTTGATTGATCGTTTTGTACACATGTAAGAAGAGGCTTGTCCTTAtgataacttgcccagaaatatcttaaaatatatcagtgtcatTGTTGTGTCTCGAGACGCACACCAGTAGTGTTTTCTTCTAAGTCATTTTTAtgaaagcgacataaatatctgtCTGTGAAAACGGGCCTTTATTGACTTCTTTTCAGCTGTTTGTGGAGCTCATTTGCTATCAAGCGATCACGGTGATGTGAAGATGGACCTAAGCCAGCAGATTTAACTCGTATCGTCTTAAATCAACTTTATTTCATTGTTATATTATCACTGTAAAGATGTTTTGTGAACACGTTTAGGGATCCCATCCGaactgcaaaaaaacaacatttaaacaattatatatCTTTATTTGGAAAGAAACTCGTATTTGTAGTCCTGAAGTAAAATAACTACAGTTTCCGGCGTCGCGTCATGGTTTCCGGTGAGGACAGTGAGTGCGAAAGAAGATGGCGGCGTCCGGCAGCGAGCACGCGACTGTTATTCCAGGAGGTTTTACAGGTATgtcttaataaaatgtttccAATAAAATCGCTTTTGGGTTTTGGAAGACGCCGCAATTctttataacaaaaacaaacgatGTAAATAAAACCGCGAAATGACCTGATTCAGTATGTGAATAGTCTTACTGCACGGcatacacacgcaaacacacacacacacacacacacggtgttTCAGCTCTTTACAGAAAATCTCTCGTGGTTTGTTTGGTTTGTCAGTGTTGTCACTTAAGTTCAGAGAAGAAGATGCTGCAGCTCATCAGCTGTGTGTTAAAGAACATCGAATCCGATCCGAGAAAAACATCAACAGACCTCAAGACAGAACACTCTTCATCCTCAACATCCCTCCATACTGCACACAggtacacacgcacgcacacacacacacacacacacacacacacacgtctggtttactatctccgtgggtcagtccataggcgtaatgtttttatactgtacaaactgtatattctatcccctatccctaaccctaaacctaaagatcatagaacacgttttgcatttttagatttaaaaaaaatattgttctgtacaatttataaggttttgtgcccatgaggacctcagttttggtccccacagtgacacgagtccccatgtgttggtgtgcattcaggtttaggtccccaccgggatatacaaacatgaacacgtacacacacacacgtacacacacacacactcacacttgcacgcacacacatgttgggtttccatgttttatggggacattccatagacacaatagtttttatactgtacaaactgtatctcatattccctccccctaatcctaacaatcacacacaactgtctgctcttttacattttcacaaaagttcattctgtatgatttataagcttgtttcctcatggggacaaaaaaatgtccccacaaggacaaggattttggatattgccatctttgtgaggacattttgtccccataccgtagggtttacccttcccacgcacacacacacacacacacacacacacacacacaagtttgCCAGTCGTCTTTGTGCCAAAGCTTTAAAATGTGCACAGTTAGATTCAAGCTGTACATGGATGCAGTGATGTGCTGATAACTTTATTTAGTAATGTGCATGATGAAATATGATGTGTGTATGTCAcagttgttgtgttgttgttagAGTGTGGTCACAGATATGTTCCAGCAGTTTGGGCCGATCGAGTCTGTAGAGCTGTGTGAGAAACCAGGAGAGAGTAAATCCAGCTCGAGAAACCTGTCCAAACACTTCAGACCTCCAGAGAAATATGTAACGCacgcactcactcacacaccTCTCTGAGAGACTCGCATTACACTgactaatgtgtgtgtgtgtgtgtgtagtgtttcAGAGTGGGGTATGTGGTGTTTAAAAAGGCCTCCAGTGTGACCGCAGTGAAGTGTCACCCGCAGAGCAGCCCACTCATCGTCTCCACTAAAGAACGGCCCGTCAAAACCGGCATTCACagtgagtcacacacacacaagtgtgtgtctgtgttgtgtgacatcagataatgatgagtgtgtgtgtgtacctgtagaGTGGATCGAGCAGTATTCACAATCAGTGATTCCAGGTCAGACTCTGCAAACAGCCGTCGATGACTTCATGAATGAGTTTGACAGACAAAAGAAAGAGGTGACATCACAAACACGCTTAGAAATGCTTcactctgattggtcaactgATCGACCTCTGACCTCGGTTCATTTGATTGCCCTTTGATCATCGGTGAGGTTTGTTTGTTAGGAGGAGCGTCTGAAGGAAGAGGTGGAGGAGAAGGagcaggaggaggaagaggaggaggaggagggctGGGTCAAAGTGAAGAAGGGCATTCGTGGCATTAAGGTCCGCCCACACAGCCAGACGGCCAATGAGAAAACGCTTCAGAAAGAAAAAGCCAAGAGTGAACGGAAGGAGCTGGTGAACTTTTACTCGTGGCAGCACAGAAACACTCAGAAAGAACGTAAGTGATGAGTTCCCATGCAGGCCCGTAGCCCACCCCTCAAGTTCGGTTTTATTTGTGAATTATTGTAGCCTAATAAAAAAGTCTACTTTAAATCACAAACGCtgttactcaactcaactcaactttatttatatagcgcttttacaattttcattgttacaaagcagctgtacatgagacacattgactacaagcaaaacaatcaaagttgtacctgcaaaaacaagaaaaggttgaaaacacagaagacagacacacccacacacaaaacactccacacacacaacacgcacacgcaccaacacacacagacacagagacacacacacacgtacgtacacagacaagtacgcacacacacacacgctcagtgagagcacacatttaggataaaggagagagaagcacaggtcaaatataacagactataaattcctatatgcaatattaattaagtaaaactttaagattctaaagcagcccccccggtcaggcagatagtgcaaaaacagtatgcaaacagtggcgaggaacccaaaactctaatggagaaaaaaaacctcaggagaacccaggcccaaccaggggattccagttcccctctggcaaaagctgctgcctctgcacaagctccagagaacttgcacaacaaggctaaataaaataaataaacttaataataaaataaattgtagtttaagattatcattaataattaataatctaatagcagttACATTACAATAGTTACATTAGGgccagtagtttttattttaaagtccctgtctgccggaagttgcgattgtttttacttctgtattttgagcatttccgagtgaaatgcaATTTCTGAtgagaaaatgagtgggcgtggctttcgtcgtcctctgcgatttgattggatgcatGAAAACAACTGTTgcgttttgaaatgaaactggcagcagactgacagttgaaggggaggagttaatggaggttccgcccaagccgtctaacgtTTGAGATGGACAGTCATTACATgtcggaagtgcattttcagattttaactgaagattatgagggcacatgaatttaaaaaagagaatgagccacattgatcaactatttacaataaacactgcaatatttcatgaaaacatAGGcagtgtcatttttaatttcactgggactttcaaatgtaaaaatcagCCACTCAGACTTCTTCAGAGGGCAACCCTAATAGACACACGTAAATAAGTCATTTATATAGAGGGTgtggacgtgtcgtcactttaccgCGTGAACACGCCGGAGCAGCAAATCGCTCCAGGAACACTTGATTCCTATgcaagtcgtaaggatcaccatcgagtccagctgcttgtagtttcagcaaatgcgtatttttgttttctttgtttctcctattctcctcagccattttgctgcgtGTTTTAACACTCAGGGGAACGTGTCCCGGCGGGAAAGTGaggtcaatgcataccctctatagcagtggtcaccaaccctgctcctggagatcgaccgtcctgcagactgcagctccaaccctgcttcaggacacctgtctgtcattatcaagcaaacctgaacaccttgattagatatttcaggtgtgtttgattggggttggagctgaaatcttcaggacggtcgatctccaggagcagggttggtgaccactgctctatagCTTTTCTACCCCTACATCAGTAGGATATCGAGTGGCGGTTTGGGGCCGCCCAGTGGCCATATTGGAAAAGTGCCTTGACAAAAAATCTtacagaaatcattttttgtgatatCAAGCTCAAATTAAGAAAGATTTTCTCCTGTCTCTGGACAGATCCCTGCTTTGCGTTGTTCTGGGACATttgatgaaaa
Proteins encoded in this region:
- the poldip3 gene encoding polymerase delta-interacting protein 3: MADLSLDEVIRRRNVNVRGSSKRPMYGRGAVSVGRAFDARQKIGTSDVRQRLGVGGATAGFQIKDAREKLGQKDARSRIRGRGGAAGAVQDARQMLNSRKQQQTPLAAVQSQPVKPTTAGIPHIQIQNTAPITTAARNFPTNQGLSSRVAVALQPGGGISKVVDARDRLSLKRSVPSTANQKAALLKITKTIQQRPVGMTSGIRMNVPARESQEEEEDDDDYDAVMPSKQMKITAAKNLQTRVGSGSLSAPITKVVKNDSYTPASVSVPPSRPAARPPTQTLQPVSRTTVTKQPAAGDANAHTPAAQPVCSPLEGTKITVNNLHPRVTEEDIVELFCVCGALKRARMVKVGVAEVVFVRKEDAVSAYRKYNNRCLDGQPMKCNLHIQGNIITSEQPILLRLSDTPGAVGSGQKEGSSRSGSRTSSAPDVDPQTILKALFKSSSQQPNPSETPGSTAFRIKI
- the rrp7a gene encoding ribosomal RNA-processing protein 7 homolog A, which translates into the protein MAASGSEHATVIPGGFTVLSLKFREEDAAAHQLCVKEHRIRSEKNINRPQDRTLFILNIPPYCTQSVVTDMFQQFGPIESVELCEKPGESKSSSRNLSKHFRPPEKYCFRVGYVVFKKASSVTAVKCHPQSSPLIVSTKERPVKTGIHKWIEQYSQSVIPGQTLQTAVDDFMNEFDRQKKEEERLKEEVEEKEQEEEEEEEEGWVKVKKGIRGIKVRPHSQTANEKTLQKEKAKSERKELVNFYSWQHRNTQKEHLAELRKKFEEDKQKIALLRVQRKFKPY